The Nicotiana sylvestris chromosome 6, ASM39365v2, whole genome shotgun sequence genomic sequence tatcatcattcaaagatctctaattagtcaagcctaacccccaaattaccactaattttccttaaattttcatgcttataatgataaattcactccaataacgagtttaggttctaagaatcttacctcctcgaagttcccttgaattccctctcaaaaacctccccaaaagctcactttccagatgaaaatggtgaaaaaatagctcaaattcacgaaggcaactatttatatgttctgcccagtaatcccgcatctgcggtccaaaaatAGCATCCgcgataccgcttctgcggttgggGAACTGTTTCTGCGGTTCTCGCTTAAAACTTCTtcgccgcacctgcgacccaaaatctgcatctgcggtcacgcaggtgcggtaCTTATGTCGTTTATGTGGTTCCTGGCCCCTTCCTCATTTCTGCTTATGCGACcacaaatccgcttctgcggcgccgcacctgcggtcccacactcgcaggtgcgattatgataGAAAactagcagctgaagctgcaactcctaactccaaaatccttctgtcaaccatccgaaatcattccgaggcccctgggacctcaaccaaaagcaccaacaagtttAATACCATTGTCGAAACTTACaacaatccttaaaacacctaaaacaacatcgaaacgacgaatcaaccacagattcaagcctaaaaatcccaaaactctaaaaatatgctttcgatcaaaaagtccatcaaacctcgtctgattgacctgaaattttgcacacacatcacattcaacactacggagatactctaacttccggaatttcattccgaccctcagattaaaatcttactatcgaaccggaaacttcaaaattcaacttttcggcatttcaagcttaaattagctacggacctccaaaacacaattcgatcacgcccctaagcccgaagtCACCCAACGGAGCAAACAGAACCATttgatttccattccgaggtcgtcttcacattgTTTCGACTACGATCAAATTTTCATcatttaagctctcatttaggaactaagtgtcccaaaaccctccgaaactcaaaaccgaacatcccgacaaatcaaaatagaagaaataaaaatggggaatgcaattaataggggatcagagtgcaaattcttaaaatgataggccaggtcgttacagatatgtcctatcaaagttCTTCCAAGCTTCTTCATCTGAAGTATGACGCATAATACCAGGTggtcttttattttaaaagtGTCATCTCATTtgaggagcagaactcatcgatgcatataacctctttaacctaggtataagaggtaaataattcATCGCCTTGATAGCGACCATATTCTCGCTGGATAGCCTCTTGAAACGAGGTTTTTCGAAAAATTTACAACTGTCTAAAGTTGCATCATCTATCACGACCTGGATTTACCTCCCTCGGGatttgtgatggcgcctactagtgtgagctaggcaagtcgactgtttgaacaaattaccttttttcccattttaatcctttacaaGAAATTATGAGAAATAACTTAAAGACAACAGAAATTATATCAAGCgggagaaaaataataaaattactaAGTATAaccaatacaactgtttaaacAAGACTACCCAAAACTGGAGTCACAACTTCATAAacggtctaagagtactacaaataaggtttgaaaaaaaataaatacaacattgtctctagaaatacatgaaagaaacaggtatagtagatagaaggagacgtcaaGGCCTACAGATGCCTGTAGGACTTCCTCGAGTCGCTTGATGAATcggaaacaacaatctcactacggtccgaagtctacaacactagggtctgcacaaaagagtgcagagtgtagtatcagcacaaccgaccccatgtgctggtaaatgtcttgcctaacctcggcgaagtagtgacgaggttaggaccagactaccaaataaacctgtgcagtttaactatatacagcagaaaagaagaacaataacatacagtcaagtatgggagggggaaacatgttgcaggGAAACATCGGATAATAAtagaagaacaacaaataaatatgatgATCACCACAGTacaattgaaaataggaagggaAAATCATGTTGCGGTGTAcgacaagtatcaacaggaaaccagcaattaaatgtagagaaactgtaactcagttatcaataaaaatcaggaaatcaaagacaagtgcacggcatcacccttcgtgctttaacacactctcaccaaaacaatatacggtatcaccctccgtgctttacactcttcctcactcaAGCAACAAATCACAAGGaaaaatagggtaagggaatctataacatcgaaataaaatcaagtaacaacagaaaatcagtaagtaaacgtaaaggacaacataactcaattatcagcaagaattaggaaaatcaaggacaagtgcacggcatcaccctgcgtgcttttactctcggcctcaccataaaaatcaacataaactgcacggcatcacccttcgtgcttttactctcatcctcaccataaaatcagtATAgtaggcacggaatggtacatcgcacggcacggcatcacccttcatgttgtacactctttcctcacaaatcatacacgacatcacccttcgtgctttaacactcttcctcacccaaacaacaatcacaattaAGGGGGCGagagaataaatgaaattacaataagaataccggtaagggaacaataattcaACACTCAAGTCTCGACAAGGGAATAACATcaagaagcatcaacatcccggctagggagataacattaaaaacaacaaattcccggcaaaggagataatataatgaatctcttctctttttcacttttacttctcaactcatttcacaacttgagccaatgctctaaaaggatcaattaccacttatactttcacatttcattatacaacttgagccaatgctcctcaatattcaaatgtcacaagtaattccacaaactttgcccaacaatagaaatcgtCATCAAAGCATGGATAATACcacgaagtcataataatcacaatataagactcacaggcatgcttgacaccaacgtataaatactcgtcaccatgcctatacgtcatactcgacaaataccacatagcaaataggacttgactcctaatctctcaagctaaggttagaccaaacacttacctcgatgccacgaacacaattcaagcctctactattgctttacctcttgattccaccaccaattcgctcgtatctagccacaagttacttaatcacatcaataaatgttaaataaatcaattctaatgcatgaaaatgagttttctaaagttttacccaaaaagtcaaaaaatcgccccgggcccacatggtcagaacccgaggttcgaaccaaaacccgattacccattcccccacgaacccaaatatataatttgttttgaaatcggacctcaaatcgaggtccaaattcccaaattttgaaaaatctaggttctacccaaaacacccaatttccccatgaaaattattgattttgagttgaaatcatatgaaaagatattaatgattgaaggaaacgagttaaaattgacttacaatcgatttagaAGAAGAGtcgtctttgaaaaatcgcccaagaatgttttggttttgaaacagtgtgaaaaatgagagattttcggctaagttataaaattgcaggttgcagatgtcgcaattgcgaccagtgCAAACCCAAACTTAtgctaagttcgcatttgcgaaaatggGCTAGCATTTGCAAGCAGGGAAATGCGAGcaacatgtcgcatttgcgacgactggccaCAAGCTgagggatcgcatttgcgattaaaACACTCGAAATTACGAGATAGGCTAGCCTGGGCTACTTTCACAATTGCGACATAGCCCTCGCATtagcgagccaggcttcgcaaatgtgaagcctgcAGGCTTGCTCAGAAACAGCTGAAGCCTGCAATTCCTTAAGTCTAAAAATttaccccgtggcctatccaaaactcatccgagccctcggggctctaaaccaaacatgcacaccaatctAAAAACATTATATGGACTCGCtcatgcattcaaatcactaaaataacatcgacAACTATGAATTtgacatcaaaatcatgaaatttctcaagaacttcaaattttccatttttctcaaatatgatccgattcacgtcgtttcaagtctgtttcttaccaaatttcgcAGACTTATcctaaatcatatataagacctgtaccgggcgtcgaaaccaaaatatgagcccaataccatcaagttttaaacacatttcacttccaaaactcataaataattttagaaaataattttctttaaaaattcgtttctcgggcttgggacctcggaattcgattctgggcatacgcctaagtcccattttttcctacggaccttccgggaccgtcaaatcacgggtccaggtccgtttacccaaaatattgatcgaagtcaaattaattcattttaaagtcaaaattcatcatttttcacagattttcacatattggctttccggctacgcgcctagactgtgcacgcaaatcgaggtgagatagaaagaggtttttaaggcctcagaacgcaaaatttacttttaaaacaagtgatgatcttttgggtcatcacatcatctttataatataacatgcaaccatcttcacaacaatcaattctcattgacgaaagtcctaacttagaaaccaatctctttgccttatagaaatcaccaggtaagtcgatattagggtcaactagttcactcataaggTCAATAAAAGAGTCCATGGCTCCTTGAGAAATATTTCAATTAGATTttatacttagtaatctaactgcaacagacaGCTCAAAGTGCGGACTTCCTTCACGTAGTGGACGACTAActtcctctaactgttcataaaaacGTTTTGCGTCATCATTAagagtttgttcaacattttcattgggctcacccccgaagtgcatcccaaaagcatccgtaaccatatcatgaattctagaatcacgatttgtattctccaccgacctactactttcaccaacaaccatgttatgaaatatcccacggataccatcgatctctccatgattagtccacatAAAGAAATTCTATATAAACCCATTCATATAAAGATGAACTTTCTCCGATTTTTcaaacttcatacagtcgcacctaacacaagggcgcctaattactccttcacttTGGTATGGTGGAAGTgatattgcatgtctaataaagtcatcaaccccttctacaaaatccccCCACAATCCCCGCCGATTACGATGATTCCTATTGTATATCCAAGTACAatgttccatctatacaaaaaaaaacaagaacaaattaatttagtaaattcatatcataatcttttctagttaattcatatcctaaaagttccaattcatatcctaaaagttcaattcatatcctaaaatttcaatttataaactaaaagtttaatttataaactaaaagtccaattcatatcctaaaagttcaattcatatcctaaaagttcaatttataaattaaaagttcaattcataaactaaaagttcaattcatatccaaaaagttcaatacataaactaaaaactcaattcatatccaaaaggtccaattcataaactaaaagttcaattcatatccaaaaagttcaattcataaactaaaaattcaattcctatccaaaaggtccaattcataaactaaaagttcaactacaaatcctaaaagttcaattcatatcctaaaatttcaatttataaactaaaagtttaattcataaactaaaagtttaattcatatccaaaaagttcaattcataaactaaaaattcaattcatatccaaaaggtccaattcataaactaaaagttcaactacaaatcctaaaccctagattctaactaaactattcAAGACTATACAAAGTATAATTCAATTCTAACTAAATTATTCAAGACTAGTTAAACTAATTagtaaataaaattaattaacaaaactaATTAAAGCAAGACCTAAATCCTAgtcctcaataaaatacaatgttcaaagagttgaaacactaattgaaacaataaaatacaatgttcaaaTAATTAAAACAAAAACTAGATAACAAAGAAATGGGTTGTAATTCAAACCTAGAATTTTTAGGTGGAGAAAGAGAGGGGCGACAGTCAGTGGTAGTGGCAGCGGCAGCTCCGGTTCCGGCGACGGCGACGACCATGGGCGGTGACTACACGGGGTGGGAAATTGGATTTGTGTGAGGGTAGAGAAGGGGAAGGGAAAGTATTGAGGGAGGAGTTAGGGAAATTTTagggaagaaaataagagaaatgaGGGGAAACCCGTATTTCATTCTGAATTTCAGAattaccgaccaacgttggtcggtacATTAAGTGTTGACGTTTGACCAAATATCGACCAATTTTGgtcgatttgtttttttttttaaaaactaaattctttttttttttgcttttatataagctataaaaaattattataaactataaaattattattaactataaatatttattttatttaactataattattataaataattataaactatAAGCATAATCTTTACAAAAAATTCTATTAACTAGATAATtacttttaatagattataatagcatctatgtaagtaaatttttaagttatatttaagtatatgtgtaatttcacacacacacacacacataaactatattgtaattgatgatcaatcttatacattactacgtacgtacgaataattaattaattgataaaccaatataatattattctattTTAGGTCGAGACattttgttttttatattaattgatataggtcaaaacgttttgtttttaatattcattGATGCATCTAAATAAGTTATAAGTCGATTAATCAATTtacaagtctatcaatccctaaaagaacccgaccctATGTTcctagcgcttcatgttcttatatatatatatacaactatCAAAGAGTGCGTgtgtgcacacacacacacacacactgtcACTTCATTGTAATACTTTAACTAGATATATagcttgttatagtatatgttagtgtgtatatatataacacacacacacttcattgtactactttaactacatatatagcatgttatagtatatgttagtgtattcatcccttgtattacaaaagtgttaacggattacatttatattatttagatagtaaatataaaagtgatttttaattttgatcaATGTTGACCTAATatccgaccaactttggtcggttattttccagaaattaaagtatagcgaccaaagttggtcggtaaatgcTTCCCTTAtattaaccgaccaactttggcctGTAATTTTAAATAGgatttctttatattttataaaatattttaaataataatattaactattaaaattttataactgggttccacattaccgaccaaagttgaaCGGTAATGTGAAATTTTCTTTGACTAAACAAGTCTTACCAGCTCAGATGTTGACCACTTTATCGACTAACTTTGATCggtaatttatttaaaataaatataaaatatttttctccctgtttccgaccaactttgatcgctttttTAGACAAACTAATTTTGATCGCAAAATTTTGGTCGCTAATTGCCGTATTTCTAGTAGTGAAAGGATCCCCATTTATTACAAAAGTCAGTTTATTAAGTGACGAATATTTGACAATTTGGCCGGCAGCTATGAGCATTGGAACCTGGAATAAGTCAATAATCTATTAAAATTATTGTATTTAACTCTTGGGAGTTGGGAAGTAAAATAGgacaataatttttaaaattgaCGAGAGCTCTACTAATATATATTTTTCGAAAAAATGAGGAGTATATTATAATTTAAGTCGCATATCATGTGGGGTTAGTCAGACCTAAACTTAAGTTACTATACCTAAAGGATTAAATAATTAACATGtacttatttatttacttgttgaTATTCCCACATCAACGGTTTGTATCACTCTTCATTCTTCACCATTTAAGTCTTATTCTTTCTGAATTTCGATTTCTCTAGTCCAAAAGCATAGCAATTAATCTCTCTATTGCcaggtgagatttctttttaggtTTTTACAGTTCCacttcttttttgttattttacatttttatgtCTTTTTCATGCTGTGATGTGAATCATTTCCTCTGAAAATGACAATGGCATTTATTAACTGCATCTACCAAATTAATTTTGGATCTTTCCAAAGAAATAACACGATAAAGAAGATACTAAAAGTAGCTAAATTTCATAGTTTATGATCCAAATTCTGATAAATTCATTTCCCACCAGTAAGGAAGAAAGTGTATTTATAATTTTAGCTTTCCTCTCCAAGTTAAGTACTTTCTAACTTCATCGATCTTCCTAACTTTTTTGTTTGCTTTTGATATGTTATAGTTTTGTCGTCGAAGTTAAAAGAACAACAAGAAAGATTGACCTCGGTTTTTGCTTTTTCATTCGaatatttctttatttctgtgcAGAAATCGCTTAATTTTATATTTGCATATTGTTGAATATTGAGCTCAAACATTGATTCGTAATACATCACGATAATTTCGGGGATAGAGATCAATGCAATAATGGTTATAACTAATCGATCAAAGTTTGTTTAGGTCAAAATAAGTCGAGTCAAGATGGGTCAAATAACAGGTCATAATTTAAATATGACCCAACATCActtctttttattttacttttagaAGAATAAGGTGAAAGTCAatgtatttttctttgattattaGCTTAAGTTCTTTCATTATTACATCATTCTCAATTTCCAAATTTGATTGTATATTTAAATATGAATTGCATTTTGATCATCTTGACCCAATAATAACTCCTCGTGTCAAGTCAACTAAGGCGTTATTACTTATTACCCAACCCATTTAAACACGGATGAATTTGGTGACAAATTAAGAAAATTGTTAATtttgttttgatttattttatgGAAGGTGACAGAGCTATTAACTCTTTAAGGCAGTTGGTTTATAGTTTACACTATTGCGAAAGATACCAATTAGCTGTAGTTTTCAACAATTGACATGGACGTTGTTGAGACTTGTGAAGAAGAAACGCTTTGTTCTGGAACGCCTTCAACCAAACATAGTTTTCCATCAATTGAGGAGGAAGTTGTGGGGTTTGAGAAAGATGCAGAAAGTATAATAAAGAAAATGATTCAAGGAACAAAGGAGCTAGATGTTATCTCAATCTATGGAATGCCAGGTCTCGGAAAAACAACTTTGGCCAGGAAAGTGTACAACAATCCTTCTATTGTTAATTACTTTGATGTTAAAGCTTGGTGTTCTGTTTCGCAAGCATATAATAGGATAAAGTTGTTGGGTGAGATTTTCAATCAAGTAACAGGTTATAAGagcgaaattgatgatgatgttgaCATAGCTGACAAGTTGCAGAAGACTCTAAAAGGCAGGAGATACCTCATTGTCTTAGATGATATATGGAAAGTCGAGGCGTGGGAAGACCTGGGATTATGTTTCCCTAAAGGTGAAGATGGAAGTAGAGTAATGGTAACAACTCGAATTGAAGAAGTGGCTAAGCATCTCCAGCACTGCAGTGATCCTTATTCTCTTAGATTTCTAACATTGGAAGAGAGTTGGGAATTATTACAGAAGAAAGTATTTCAAGGCGAGAGTTGTCCCCCGAATCTACAGGGACCAGGGTTAAAAGTTGCCCAACACTGCAAAGGTTTGCCGCTTGTAATTGTCCTGATTGCTGGAATTATTGGAAAAATGGAAAGGCAGGAGTCTTTGTGGCTTGAGGTTGCAAATGACTTAAGTTCTCATGCTTTAGGTGAGCAGAGTATGAATGTAATACAATCAAGTTACGACCATTTAGAAGACCACTTAAAGCCTTGCCTTCTTTACATGGGATTGTTTCCAGAAGACTTTAAGATTCCAGTATATGATTTGCAGAAGTTGTGGATGGCAGAAGAGTTTGTACTCAATGTCGGGACAGAAAATATGGAGGAAGCAGCTAGAGTTTGCTTAAATGATCTACTTAATAGAAGTCTAGTTATGGTCTCTGAAAAGAGAATTGATGGTGACGTTGAATGCTGCACACTTCATGATGTAGTGCGTGAGTTTTGCTGTAGAAAACTAGCGAAGGAAAATTTTATGCAGCTCACAGTGCCATATAATCCATATCGTCATTATTCCAAGAAATCGCGGTTATGCATTTATATTCATGATGATCTGGTTGAAGACTTAATTCATTCTGAATATTGGCCGCATAAGCCTATGGAGTTCATTGCTCATCCAAAATGCAACACACGGGATCCATCAGTTACTTTACCTTTACTTGCTAAATTAAGATTTGTCCAGGCCTTTCATTCGTTGGACGTTAAGTTGCCAAGTTCTTGGGTTATGGCAGTGCAATCGCTAACTCACTTGAGGTACCTTGCAATTTCTGTCGAAGAATTTGATTTCAAGTGGGTATCTCACCTACGCGATCTTCAAACTCTAAATGTTGTCTCAAGAAAATATGTACGATCATCGCCCTCAATTATCTGGGAAATGACGAAGCTAAGGCATTTGTATATTTTCTGTTTTTCCTTTATATGGGAAGATGATGACCGAGCAATTTTTGAAGAATCTTCAGCAACAATGCTAGAAAACTGGAGGACATTTCGCTCTTGCAGTATATACGATACGGATCCAAAGTTCTGGTGGAGATTTCCGAATCTTGAAGAACTCAATCTCTACATTCAAGAAGAACCTAGTCGTCCATTGTTTCCCGTACCGGAAGTTCATACTCGACTTCATTCTCTTGAACTATATATCAATTACAACCGTGGATACTGGAAATTAGTTGAAACAGCTAGCAAGTTTGTCTTCCCTTCAAATATTAGGTACTTGCATATTCAAATCGAATTGCCAATCAAAGGGTTATATCAAAATATTGCAAGATTGCGGAATCTGGAGAATCTCAAATTAGAAATACGAGACACTTTTGGGGAAGATTGTTGGGACGTCAGTGATGTCGAGTTCCAAGCACTCAAATACTTGAAATTATTAAACTTCATGGATATTAGAGAATGGAAAGCTTCAGAGGAATCCTTTCCTGTGCTTGAGAAGCTATTTATAAAGCATTGTATCTACCTGGAGGAGATCCCTTCGTGCTTTGAGGAAATTACAACACTGCAACTTATTGATGTGGAACAATGCAgggactctgttggggattcagCTATAAATATCAAAAGAGAAATAGAAGAAACCACTGGATCTGACACTCTCCAAGTTCAAATTCGACGTCCAACGCGCTAAGTCAAAATATTAAAATTTCCCAAATTAAGGTAGTGAGCCACTACTTCAATATCTGATCTGGTGTTTAAATGCATCTGTTTAATAGAATAGTATATTGTTGCAGACTTATGAGATGCATTTGTTCAAAGGCTTCTTGTTGCAGACTGATTGCGGATAACAAATCAGGCCAAGTTGAAGTTTCTGCAATGCAAATCAGTGTAGAAGATATGT encodes the following:
- the LOC104217538 gene encoding putative late blight resistance protein homolog R1B-12, encoding MDVVETCEEETLCSGTPSTKHSFPSIEEEVVGFEKDAESIIKKMIQGTKELDVISIYGMPGLGKTTLARKVYNNPSIVNYFDVKAWCSVSQAYNRIKLLGEIFNQVTGYKSEIDDDVDIADKLQKTLKGRRYLIVLDDIWKVEAWEDLGLCFPKGEDGSRVMVTTRIEEVAKHLQHCSDPYSLRFLTLEESWELLQKKVFQGESCPPNLQGPGLKVAQHCKGLPLVIVLIAGIIGKMERQESLWLEVANDLSSHALGEQSMNVIQSSYDHLEDHLKPCLLYMGLFPEDFKIPVYDLQKLWMAEEFVLNVGTENMEEAARVCLNDLLNRSLVMVSEKRIDGDVECCTLHDVVREFCCRKLAKENFMQLTVPYNPYRHYSKKSRLCIYIHDDLVEDLIHSEYWPHKPMEFIAHPKCNTRDPSVTLPLLAKLRFVQAFHSLDVKLPSSWVMAVQSLTHLRYLAISVEEFDFKWVSHLRDLQTLNVVSRKYVRSSPSIIWEMTKLRHLYIFCFSFIWEDDDRAIFEESSATMLENWRTFRSCSIYDTDPKFWWRFPNLEELNLYIQEEPSRPLFPVPEVHTRLHSLELYINYNRGYWKLVETASKFVFPSNIRYLHIQIELPIKGLYQNIARLRNLENLKLEIRDTFGEDCWDVSDVEFQALKYLKLLNFMDIREWKASEESFPVLEKLFIKHCIYLEEIPSCFEEITTLQLIDVEQCRDSVGDSAINIKREIEETTGSDTLQVQIRRPTR